In Desulfosalsimonas propionicica, the following are encoded in one genomic region:
- a CDS encoding bifunctional nuclease family protein, producing the protein MLHEMTVAGLAVDPSSNAPILILNSKDEEFSVPIWIGLMEAAAIASVLQNIEFDRPMTHDLFRNFIEQAGVSVPRIEVSDLRENTFYAKIMCNAKDGEFVVDARPSDAIALALRLKADIYVDDVVVQQLKVKNGEYEVADNSDQGQKWAEYLENLSPEDFGKYKV; encoded by the coding sequence ATGCTGCATGAAATGACAGTGGCAGGACTGGCTGTTGACCCGTCCTCCAACGCGCCGATACTGATATTGAACTCAAAGGATGAAGAGTTTTCCGTACCCATCTGGATCGGGTTGATGGAGGCCGCAGCCATCGCTTCTGTGCTGCAGAACATCGAATTTGACCGGCCCATGACCCATGATTTGTTCCGCAACTTCATCGAGCAGGCCGGTGTCAGCGTGCCCCGCATCGAAGTCAGTGATTTGCGGGAAAACACCTTTTACGCCAAAATTATGTGCAACGCAAAAGATGGCGAATTTGTGGTGGATGCCCGGCCCAGCGACGCCATTGCCCTGGCCCTGCGCTTAAAGGCCGACATTTACGTGGATGACGTGGTGGTGCAGCAGCTCAAGGTTAAAAACGGCGAATACGAAGTGGCCGACAACAGCGACCAGGGACAGAAATGGGCCGAATACCTTGAGAATTTGTCTCCTGAAGATTTTGGCAAATACAAGGTTTGA
- the miaB gene encoding tRNA (N6-isopentenyl adenosine(37)-C2)-methylthiotransferase MiaB, giving the protein MEHKRRNNAAMARQKPKHVMIQTLGCQMNVYDSEKMEQTLAEMGYAPVDSPSKADLVIVNTCAIREKAEQKVMSSVGRLCGIKRRRPHMAIAVAGCVAQYQSEKIFKRFDGVDLILGTRVIHRLADHVRALEQRHGRIVDVEMPDKNADKTGTEPEIRIPQNPEPAPVNPAPPRPDSGVSRFVTIMRGCDNFCAYCVVPYVRGRETSRRPEDIISEVGDCVDAGAREITLLGQNVNSYGKKEGLCTFAELLDRVSEISGLERIRFVTSHPKDLSDELVTAFSRLDKLCNHIHLPVQSGANPVLKRMNRKYTREMYLERLGKLRSVRPDIAVTSDFIVGFPGETPDDFEMTLDLLRIVEFDTLFAFEYSDRSLAPARRFSPKIDDEQKHHRLRQLLDCQAQITRRIYAGLAGQSARVLVEGFSKRSRQMDLQGTDHEIEMSGRTSENRIVNFSVDPRHGSPENLVGRLVDVVIERACANSLKGAMTIPEAPVVGAITKGGKTHAA; this is encoded by the coding sequence ATGGAACACAAACGCAGGAATAATGCAGCAATGGCCCGGCAAAAACCCAAACACGTAATGATCCAGACCCTGGGCTGCCAGATGAATGTCTATGATTCCGAAAAAATGGAACAGACCCTGGCGGAAATGGGATATGCGCCCGTGGATTCGCCCTCGAAGGCGGATCTGGTGATTGTCAACACCTGCGCCATCCGGGAGAAGGCCGAGCAGAAGGTCATGAGCTCGGTGGGCCGGCTTTGCGGGATCAAGCGCAGAAGGCCGCACATGGCCATTGCCGTGGCCGGTTGCGTGGCCCAGTACCAGAGCGAAAAAATTTTCAAAAGATTTGATGGTGTTGATCTGATTCTGGGCACAAGAGTGATCCACCGGCTGGCTGATCATGTGCGCGCCCTGGAGCAGAGGCACGGCCGGATTGTGGATGTTGAAATGCCGGATAAGAACGCAGACAAGACAGGTACTGAGCCGGAAATCCGCATACCCCAAAACCCGGAACCCGCGCCTGTCAATCCTGCCCCGCCCCGTCCGGATTCCGGCGTATCCCGGTTTGTGACCATCATGCGCGGGTGTGACAATTTCTGCGCCTATTGCGTGGTGCCCTACGTGCGCGGCCGGGAAACCAGCCGCCGGCCCGAAGACATCATCAGCGAGGTGGGCGACTGCGTGGATGCCGGCGCCCGGGAGATCACCCTGCTGGGCCAGAATGTCAATTCCTACGGTAAGAAAGAGGGGTTGTGCACATTTGCCGAACTGCTCGACCGGGTTAGCGAAATCAGCGGCCTGGAGCGCATCCGGTTTGTGACCTCCCATCCCAAAGATCTGTCTGACGAACTCGTGACGGCATTTTCCCGGCTTGACAAGCTGTGCAACCATATTCATCTTCCTGTACAGTCAGGGGCAAACCCGGTGTTAAAACGCATGAACCGCAAATATACCCGGGAAATGTATCTGGAGCGGCTGGGAAAACTCCGCTCGGTGCGCCCGGATATCGCTGTGACAAGCGATTTTATCGTTGGCTTTCCCGGCGAGACACCAGATGATTTTGAAATGACCCTGGATCTTCTCAGAATAGTTGAATTTGATACCCTGTTTGCATTTGAATACTCAGACCGGTCCCTGGCCCCGGCCCGGCGGTTTTCCCCCAAGATCGATGATGAGCAAAAGCATCACCGCCTGCGCCAACTGCTGGACTGCCAGGCGCAGATCACCCGCCGGATTTATGCGGGCCTTGCCGGGCAGAGCGCCAGGGTGCTGGTGGAGGGTTTCAGCAAGCGAAGCCGGCAGATGGATTTACAAGGCACAGACCATGAAATTGAAATGTCAGGCCGCACATCTGAAAACCGGATTGTGAATTTCAGCGTTGACCCGCGGCACGGCAGCCCGGAAAATTTAGTGGGAAGGCTGGTTGATGTCGTCATTGAAAGGGCGTGCGCCAATTCATTGAAAGGTGCCATGACAATACCTGAGGCGCCGGTGGTGGGTGCCATAACCAAGGGAGGAAAAACCCATGCTGCATGA
- the recJ gene encoding single-stranded-DNA-specific exonuclease RecJ, whose translation MDKTWVIAQPDQRLVRRLCRRLGCHPVTAAVLVNREMDSDEKAARFLNPSLADIESLFALKDLDTAVLRLAGAVCENQRILVFGDYDVDGITATTIMVDFLRRAGADVHFHIPHRIDEGYGLKPEHINDVAAPLGAELIVTVDCGSSGRPAVARAAQSGIDVIVTDHHDIADIPPACAVVNPKRGDCDAGLEHLAGVGVAFALLLGLRKLLREKGFFKTIPEPNLKEICDLVALGTIADIVPLIHENRIITKIGMQSINNSPRPGIRALVEVCGITKPALEAEDLAFRLGPRLNAAGRMEHARIAVELLTTDDEEKAGSLARHVHNLNTERQNVEARILRRIELYLEQSPQLLDQKALVLADADWHPGVLGIVASRLADKYCRPVVLFAAGTDMLKGSARSRPGIDLYEHLSACSGYLENFGGHAMAAGLSARPGQFQDFCTQFAGRIRDCCPESAFSAQLPVDCEISFDALTETLADELAGLEPFGEQNPEPLFATKDVEVVFSKIIGGRHLRLMLRQPESRAKKTFPAVWFNIDPQQSMPRHLNWIAFRLRWNYYNGKKDLQLIIEETAETPQIVNS comes from the coding sequence ATGGATAAGACATGGGTCATTGCACAACCCGACCAGCGCCTGGTGCGCCGGCTTTGCCGCCGGCTCGGATGCCACCCGGTGACCGCCGCGGTGCTGGTCAACCGGGAAATGGATTCGGACGAAAAAGCCGCGCGGTTTTTAAATCCCTCCCTTGCCGACATTGAATCTCTGTTTGCGTTAAAGGACCTGGACACGGCGGTTTTGCGCCTGGCCGGAGCTGTTTGCGAAAACCAGCGCATCCTGGTATTCGGCGACTATGACGTGGACGGCATTACCGCCACCACCATCATGGTGGATTTTCTGCGCCGGGCGGGCGCGGATGTGCATTTTCACATCCCCCACAGAATCGACGAAGGATACGGTTTAAAGCCCGAACACATCAACGATGTGGCCGCACCCCTGGGTGCGGAGCTGATCGTGACCGTGGACTGCGGCTCTTCAGGCCGGCCGGCCGTGGCCCGGGCCGCTCAGTCCGGCATTGATGTTATTGTCACAGACCATCACGACATTGCCGACATCCCGCCGGCATGTGCGGTGGTCAACCCCAAAAGAGGCGACTGTGATGCCGGCCTGGAGCACCTGGCCGGGGTGGGCGTGGCCTTTGCCCTGCTTCTGGGCCTTCGCAAGCTTTTGCGGGAAAAGGGGTTTTTCAAAACAATCCCTGAGCCGAATTTAAAGGAAATCTGTGACCTGGTGGCCCTTGGCACCATTGCCGACATCGTGCCCCTGATCCATGAAAACCGGATTATTACAAAAATCGGCATGCAAAGCATCAACAACAGTCCGCGCCCCGGCATCCGGGCGCTTGTGGAGGTCTGCGGCATCACCAAGCCCGCCCTGGAAGCCGAGGACCTGGCTTTTCGCCTGGGCCCGCGCTTAAATGCCGCCGGCCGCATGGAACATGCCCGCATTGCCGTGGAACTACTGACAACAGATGATGAAGAAAAGGCCGGCTCTCTTGCCCGACACGTCCATAACCTAAACACTGAGCGCCAGAATGTCGAGGCCCGGATTCTGCGCCGCATTGAACTCTATCTGGAACAATCGCCGCAACTGCTTGACCAAAAAGCCCTGGTTCTGGCTGATGCGGACTGGCATCCCGGCGTGCTCGGCATTGTGGCCTCACGTCTGGCAGACAAGTACTGCCGGCCGGTTGTGTTGTTTGCCGCAGGTACGGACATGTTGAAAGGATCGGCCAGAAGCCGGCCCGGCATTGACTTATACGAGCATCTGTCTGCGTGTTCCGGCTATCTTGAAAACTTTGGCGGCCATGCCATGGCAGCCGGTCTTTCGGCCCGGCCCGGGCAGTTTCAGGATTTCTGCACCCAATTTGCCGGCCGGATACGGGACTGCTGCCCGGAATCGGCATTTTCCGCCCAACTGCCGGTGGACTGCGAGATATCTTTTGATGCCCTTACTGAAACCCTTGCAGACGAGCTCGCCGGCCTGGAGCCTTTCGGGGAACAGAACCCGGAGCCATTGTTTGCCACAAAAGACGTGGAAGTGGTTTTCTCAAAGATCATTGGCGGCCGGCACCTGCGATTGATGCTGCGCCAGCCCGAATCCAGAGCAAAAAAGACATTTCCTGCAGTGTGGTTTAATATTGACCCGCAACAGTCCATGCCCCGGCATTTGAATTGGATCGCCTTCCGACTTCGCTGGAATTATTACAACGGCAAAAAAGATCTGCAGCTGATCATCGAGGAAACCGCTGAAACTCCGCAAATCGTCAACTCCTGA
- a CDS encoding 2-amino-3,7-dideoxy-D-threo-hept-6-ulosonate synthase produces the protein MTIIGKHIRMERIMDRNSGRTIIVPMDHGVSVGPIDGIKDIKGAVATVAEAGANAIVEHKGLVGAGHRRGGSDIGLIVHLSASTSLSPFPHSKTLVCSVEEAIKLGADAVSIHVNIGDHQEKEMLNDFGRVAAEARTWGLPLLAMVYPRGEKIQDEYDVSVVKHAARVGCEMGADIVKVSYTGSTESFREVVDGSTVPVIIAGGAKMDSDRDILEMVKSSVEAGGAGVSIGRNVFQHAAPAKLIQAMSTIIFHDGTVEEALAVLGKA, from the coding sequence ATGACCATTATCGGCAAGCACATCCGCATGGAACGCATCATGGACAGAAATTCGGGCCGCACTATTATCGTGCCCATGGACCACGGGGTGTCAGTGGGGCCCATTGACGGGATCAAGGACATCAAAGGCGCGGTTGCCACCGTGGCCGAGGCCGGGGCCAACGCCATTGTAGAGCACAAAGGGCTTGTGGGCGCAGGCCACCGCCGGGGGGGATCGGACATCGGCCTGATCGTTCATTTGTCCGCCTCCACGAGCCTGTCTCCGTTTCCTCATTCCAAGACCCTGGTCTGCAGCGTGGAAGAGGCCATCAAACTGGGCGCGGATGCCGTGTCCATCCATGTCAACATCGGCGATCACCAGGAAAAGGAAATGCTAAACGATTTCGGCCGGGTGGCTGCAGAAGCCCGCACCTGGGGCCTGCCGCTTCTGGCCATGGTTTACCCCCGGGGCGAGAAGATCCAGGACGAATACGACGTATCCGTGGTCAAACATGCCGCCCGGGTGGGGTGTGAAATGGGCGCAGACATTGTCAAGGTCTCTTACACCGGCTCCACCGAGTCTTTTCGTGAAGTGGTGGACGGTTCCACCGTGCCGGTGATCATTGCCGGGGGCGCGAAAATGGATTCTGACCGCGATATTCTGGAAATGGTGAAAAGCTCTGTGGAGGCCGGCGGCGCCGGAGTGTCCATCGGCAGAAACGTGTTTCAGCACGCAGCCCCTGCAAAGCTCATCCAGGCCATGTCAACCATCATCTTTCATGACGGCACCGTGGAAGAGGCCCTGGCCGTACTGGGCAAGGCATAG
- a CDS encoding ribonuclease Z, translating into MPPLFNPRLVNDPAGDPGLFVPFFYEKRALLIDTGDLSALSARDILKITHVFITHTHMDHFIGFDRILRICLGRNKVLHTFGPEGFIEKMAARLSAYTWNLVENYQNPLRITATEIRKNELVSCIFDCSSRFVPQDYATRHLQSRTIHAEPAFSVDAAILDHDIACMGYAIKERFSVNIRREILQEMGFAPGPWLYAFKQALYAESDPESLFEIPRQYAPKNAQTRFSIGELTDRLAVVTKGHKIAYITDAAGHEQNTEKIISLAMDADHLFIEAAFLDEDRNLARRKKHLTAAAAGRIAARAGARRFTLFHFSPRYSENRDRVEQEARKAWKTAGTGEPFNRFPSR; encoded by the coding sequence ATGCCGCCGCTGTTCAATCCCCGCCTGGTAAATGACCCGGCCGGAGATCCCGGCCTGTTTGTTCCGTTTTTTTATGAAAAACGGGCCCTGCTGATAGACACCGGTGACCTTTCCGCCCTGTCAGCCAGAGATATCCTGAAAATCACCCACGTGTTTATCACCCATACCCACATGGATCATTTTATCGGCTTTGACCGGATTCTACGCATCTGCCTGGGCAGAAACAAGGTATTGCACACCTTTGGCCCGGAAGGATTTATCGAAAAAATGGCGGCACGGCTTTCCGCCTACACCTGGAACCTGGTGGAAAACTATCAAAACCCGCTTCGGATCACCGCAACCGAGATCCGCAAAAATGAACTGGTCAGCTGCATCTTTGACTGCAGCAGCCGGTTTGTCCCGCAGGATTATGCCACCCGGCACCTTCAATCCCGGACAATTCACGCTGAACCGGCTTTTTCCGTAGATGCGGCCATTTTGGATCATGATATTGCGTGCATGGGATATGCGATAAAGGAGCGATTCAGCGTTAACATCCGCAGGGAAATACTTCAGGAAATGGGATTTGCGCCCGGCCCCTGGCTTTATGCGTTCAAGCAGGCGTTGTATGCCGAATCCGACCCGGAGAGCCTGTTTGAAATCCCCCGGCAATACGCGCCAAAAAACGCACAAACCCGATTTTCTATAGGGGAGCTGACAGACCGGCTGGCCGTTGTCACAAAAGGACACAAAATCGCCTATATCACCGATGCGGCAGGCCATGAACAAAACACGGAAAAAATAATTTCTCTGGCCATGGATGCGGATCACTTGTTTATTGAAGCGGCCTTCCTGGATGAAGACCGCAACCTTGCCCGGCGCAAAAAACATCTCACCGCGGCTGCGGCAGGCCGGATTGCCGCCCGGGCCGGGGCACGGCGGTTTACCCTGTTTCACTTCTCCCCCCGCTACTCAGAAAACCGGGACCGGGTCGAGCAGGAGGCCAGAAAGGCCTGGAAAACGGCCGGAACCGGAGAGCCTTTCAATCGGTTTCCATCTCGTTGA
- the holA gene encoding DNA polymerase III subunit delta yields the protein MSEISHRQTGRHLEACQKNGFSPVYLIFGEPYLCRRARQSIVEALIPDEQARQVSLEVFDAGEGQGASQAVESVGTFSFFSGPRVVVYEGPVLFGTGAGQGAETKSQGGQASNDAAIFEAAVERGFPKNHHLIIVTFRADKRKRLYKAVAAAGTVINCTVAAGSRKADLDEQRQVLRQLAAETLGPRKKKLEPAAFEHIFDLTGFDPRSFVNNLEKLVLYTAQRPRITAADAAEVLEKTREDPIYLFTGALAERRPDLALYYLDSLLASGYHPMQLLAAAANQVRRILAVKSFVEDTPGGSQWKPSISFDQFKARVLPQVTEHDKAVAAYAVQAWQDLEIAPESGKDKPGTDMVIAKNPKNAYPVYQVFIQADRFTGHGLSQALAAIARADLAMKSTGTSPRAVLEFLIFSVFAPVSESSEKTSPMTGDHLSNARS from the coding sequence ATGAGTGAAATCAGCCACAGGCAAACAGGCCGCCACCTGGAGGCCTGCCAAAAAAACGGGTTTTCCCCGGTTTACCTGATATTCGGGGAGCCCTACCTGTGCCGGCGCGCCCGACAATCCATAGTCGAGGCGCTGATTCCCGATGAGCAGGCCCGCCAGGTGAGCCTGGAGGTATTTGATGCCGGAGAAGGGCAGGGTGCCAGTCAAGCGGTTGAAAGCGTTGGCACGTTTTCCTTTTTTTCGGGTCCCCGCGTGGTGGTATATGAAGGCCCGGTTTTGTTTGGCACAGGCGCCGGCCAGGGCGCGGAAACCAAAAGCCAGGGGGGCCAGGCTTCAAACGACGCCGCCATTTTCGAGGCGGCCGTGGAAAGAGGTTTTCCGAAGAATCACCACCTGATCATTGTCACTTTCAGGGCGGATAAACGAAAGCGGCTTTACAAGGCGGTTGCCGCGGCCGGCACGGTCATTAACTGCACGGTGGCAGCAGGCAGCCGCAAGGCGGACCTGGATGAGCAGCGGCAGGTTCTCCGGCAGCTGGCCGCCGAAACCCTCGGGCCACGGAAAAAAAAACTTGAGCCGGCCGCTTTTGAGCACATTTTTGATCTTACAGGGTTTGATCCCCGCAGTTTTGTCAACAACCTGGAAAAACTGGTCCTGTATACCGCGCAGCGGCCCAGGATAACAGCCGCGGATGCGGCAGAGGTTCTGGAAAAAACCCGGGAGGACCCCATATACCTGTTTACCGGGGCACTGGCTGAACGCCGGCCGGATCTGGCCCTGTATTATCTGGATTCCCTGCTGGCTTCCGGCTATCACCCCATGCAGCTTCTTGCCGCGGCCGCCAACCAGGTGCGCCGGATACTGGCGGTCAAAAGCTTTGTGGAAGACACCCCCGGCGGCAGCCAGTGGAAACCGTCCATATCTTTTGATCAGTTCAAGGCCCGGGTCCTGCCCCAGGTGACAGAGCATGACAAGGCGGTGGCCGCCTATGCTGTCCAGGCCTGGCAGGATCTTGAAATTGCCCCGGAATCCGGAAAGGACAAGCCTGGAACGGATATGGTCATTGCAAAAAATCCCAAAAATGCGTATCCGGTTTACCAGGTGTTTATCCAGGCAGACCGGTTTACCGGCCATGGGTTAAGCCAGGCCCTTGCCGCCATTGCCCGGGCGGATCTGGCCATGAAAAGCACGGGAACCTCACCCCGCGCCGTGCTTGAATTCCTGATATTTTCGGTTTTCGCCCCTGTGTCTGAATCGTCTGAAAAAACAAGTCCAATGACCGGCGACCATTTGTCCAATGCCAGATCATAG
- a CDS encoding TetR/AcrR family transcriptional regulator produces MPEKSTFEQLREDEREVRKRLIIEAAMELFEEKSFHEIGMRDIALKAGVSAASIYRYFPSRDDLFVEALIRDINNIEKRLRDRVDNGGNMEELAIAVVDYLVENEATFQMMVHFMIRGELNPQALKKFNSVQRYFLKMFSKVVEQTDGSEQFRLNAQAFFASLAGVVLTYRNYPGRTAEEKRKAIHRLALMIMHQGEFNEMETD; encoded by the coding sequence ATGCCCGAGAAATCAACATTTGAACAATTACGAGAGGATGAGAGGGAAGTCCGCAAGCGTCTGATTATTGAAGCGGCAATGGAGTTGTTTGAGGAAAAGTCCTTTCATGAAATCGGCATGCGCGATATCGCATTAAAGGCCGGGGTTTCGGCAGCCTCCATATACCGTTATTTCCCGAGCCGGGATGATCTGTTCGTGGAAGCCCTGATCCGGGATATCAACAATATTGAAAAAAGGCTCAGGGATCGGGTGGATAACGGCGGCAACATGGAGGAACTGGCCATTGCCGTGGTGGATTATCTGGTTGAAAACGAGGCCACTTTTCAAATGATGGTCCATTTCATGATCCGCGGGGAGTTAAACCCCCAGGCGCTGAAAAAGTTCAACAGTGTCCAGCGTTACTTTCTCAAGATGTTTTCCAAGGTGGTGGAGCAGACGGACGGCTCGGAGCAGTTTCGCTTAAATGCCCAGGCTTTTTTTGCGTCCCTGGCCGGCGTGGTGCTGACCTACAGAAATTACCCGGGCCGCACGGCTGAAGAAAAACGAAAGGCCATTCACCGGCTGGCGCTGATGATCATGCACCAGGGGGAGTTCAACGAGATGGAAACCGATTGA
- a CDS encoding DEAD/DEAH box helicase: MPDHRQSGGIHEYVEALKTSARLGSQVVYHTRLAQQKARFADSGKESDLSDLLAQIGLDALYSHQYEAISMIRNRGHVVVATPTASGKTLIYNLPVIERILQDKDTRALYLFPLKALAQDQLRTFVEMSGGFAGFSPTAAIYDGDTTAWRRKKIRENPPNVIMTNPEMLHLTFLAHHEKWAGFLSGLQFVVIDEVHTYRGILGSHMAQVLRRFRRICTEYGADPVFVFSSATIGNPGDLASALTGLNVRSVEQAGAPEGKRHLVFINPVDSPARTAILLLKAALHRQLRTIVYCQSRKMTELISLWAGSQKGAYSGRISAYRAGFLPEERREIEQKLVTGELLAVISTSALELGIDIGDLDLCILVGYPGTVMATRQRGGRVGRSGRDAAIVMIAGEDALDQYIMRHAADVVNMAPESAMVNPDNADLLEKHLVCAAAEKPLAADDPVFPESRVKDSLARLVQRGHLLRSEAGGLYYASRKQPHRHIDLRGSGSRYNIIDGKTGENMGEVDGFRAFRETHPGAVYLHMGTSFRVDRLDPETKTVTVSRANPNYYTRVQASKQTEILEEYSRKSLGSTWVGFGRLRVTDQVTGYERRQIRDQKRINIMALDLPPQVFETEGLWIAIPAKIQEETESAEMHFMGGIHALEHAAIGICPLLVLCDRDDLAGISTPFHPQVQSAAVFVYDAFPGGIGLCKSAWARAGDLMAQTLKAISDCECESGCPACVHSPKCGSGNRPIDKDAAQFIIERLMEKTSMRNADHGGDQDVPGPAITTDSGRSGTPQSVYANIRRYGVLDIETQKSAEEVGGWSRAGKMGVSCAVLYDAQKHDFAVYRDHEIAALMDHITGLDLVVGFNIKRFDYLVLSGYVTFSWQQIPTLDILEDVHTRLGYRLSLDHLARVSLGAQKNGDGLQALAWWKQGRVDEIIAYCKKDVEITRDLFLFGCKNGYLLFENKAGNRVRLPVNW, translated from the coding sequence ATGCCAGATCATAGACAATCCGGCGGCATCCATGAATACGTGGAGGCGCTGAAAACTTCTGCGCGCCTGGGCAGCCAGGTAGTCTATCATACCCGTCTGGCGCAACAAAAAGCCAGATTCGCCGATTCCGGCAAAGAATCTGATCTTTCCGATCTTCTGGCGCAAATCGGCCTAGACGCCCTTTACAGTCATCAATACGAGGCCATTTCAATGATCCGCAACCGCGGCCACGTTGTGGTGGCAACGCCCACGGCCAGCGGCAAGACCCTGATCTACAACCTGCCGGTCATCGAGCGCATCCTGCAGGACAAAGATACCCGGGCCCTGTACTTGTTTCCGTTAAAGGCCCTGGCTCAGGACCAGTTGCGCACGTTTGTGGAGATGAGCGGGGGTTTTGCCGGTTTTTCGCCCACTGCGGCCATTTATGATGGGGACACCACGGCCTGGCGGCGCAAGAAAATCCGGGAAAATCCTCCCAACGTGATCATGACCAACCCGGAGATGCTGCATTTGACATTTCTGGCCCATCACGAGAAATGGGCCGGGTTTCTTTCCGGATTGCAGTTTGTGGTTATTGACGAGGTCCACACCTACCGCGGGATTCTGGGCTCGCACATGGCCCAGGTGCTGCGCCGGTTTCGCCGGATCTGCACGGAATATGGGGCTGATCCCGTGTTCGTGTTCAGCTCGGCCACCATCGGCAATCCCGGGGATCTGGCTTCGGCTTTAACCGGTCTGAATGTCAGGTCCGTGGAACAGGCCGGGGCGCCAGAGGGAAAACGGCACCTGGTGTTTATCAATCCTGTGGACAGCCCGGCGAGAACCGCCATTTTGCTGCTCAAGGCCGCCCTGCACCGGCAGCTTCGCACCATTGTCTACTGCCAGTCCAGAAAAATGACAGAACTGATTTCTCTGTGGGCCGGAAGCCAAAAAGGGGCCTATTCCGGCCGGATCAGCGCCTACAGGGCCGGGTTTCTGCCTGAGGAGCGCCGGGAAATCGAGCAGAAACTGGTCACCGGCGAGCTGCTGGCCGTGATTTCCACCAGCGCCCTGGAACTGGGAATTGATATCGGGGATCTGGACTTGTGCATTCTTGTGGGCTATCCCGGAACCGTCATGGCCACGCGCCAGCGCGGGGGCCGGGTGGGCAGATCCGGCCGGGATGCGGCCATTGTCATGATCGCCGGCGAAGATGCCCTGGATCAGTACATTATGCGCCATGCCGCAGACGTGGTCAACATGGCCCCGGAGTCGGCCATGGTCAACCCGGACAACGCCGACCTGCTGGAAAAGCACCTGGTGTGCGCGGCCGCTGAAAAGCCCCTGGCTGCAGACGACCCTGTGTTTCCCGAGAGCCGGGTGAAAGACAGCCTTGCCCGGCTGGTGCAAAGGGGGCATCTGCTGCGCTCCGAGGCCGGAGGGCTGTATTATGCCTCCCGCAAGCAGCCCCACCGTCATATTGACCTGCGGGGATCAGGCAGCCGGTATAACATCATTGACGGGAAAACCGGGGAAAACATGGGCGAGGTGGACGGCTTCCGGGCCTTCCGGGAAACCCATCCAGGGGCCGTATACCTGCACATGGGAACCAGCTTCCGGGTGGACCGCCTGGATCCGGAGACCAAGACGGTCACGGTGTCCCGGGCCAACCCCAACTACTACACCCGGGTGCAGGCAAGCAAGCAGACCGAAATTTTGGAGGAATACAGCCGCAAATCACTGGGTTCCACCTGGGTGGGGTTTGGCCGGCTGCGGGTCACAGACCAGGTCACAGGCTATGAGCGCCGGCAGATCCGCGACCAGAAGCGGATCAATATCATGGCCCTGGATCTTCCACCCCAGGTATTTGAAACCGAGGGGCTGTGGATTGCCATCCCGGCGAAAATCCAGGAAGAAACAGAAAGCGCGGAAATGCATTTCATGGGCGGCATCCACGCACTGGAACATGCGGCCATCGGCATCTGTCCGCTTCTGGTGCTGTGTGACCGCGACGATCTGGCCGGTATTTCCACCCCGTTTCACCCTCAGGTGCAGAGTGCGGCCGTGTTTGTCTATGATGCCTTTCCCGGCGGCATCGGCCTGTGCAAAAGCGCCTGGGCCCGTGCCGGGGATTTAATGGCACAAACATTAAAAGCCATTTCAGACTGTGAATGTGAATCCGGGTGTCCGGCATGCGTGCATTCGCCAAAGTGCGGCTCCGGAAACCGACCCATTGACAAGGATGCGGCGCAATTTATCATTGAAAGGCTCATGGAGAAAACGTCAATGAGAAATGCCGATCACGGCGGAGATCAGGATGTTCCAGGCCCTGCCATAACCACGGATTCCGGTCGGTCCGGGACCCCGCAATCGGTTTACGCCAACATCCGGCGCTACGGGGTTTTGGATATTGAAACCCAGAAAAGCGCTGAAGAAGTCGGCGGGTGGTCCCGGGCCGGTAAAATGGGTGTAAGCTGCGCGGTGCTCTATGACGCGCAAAAACACGATTTTGCGGTTTACCGGGACCATGAAATCGCGGCACTTATGGACCATATCACCGGCCTGGACCTGGTGGTGGGCTTTAACATCAAGCGTTTTGACTACCTTGTGCTCTCCGGATATGTGACCTTCTCCTGGCAGCAAATCCCCACCCTTGACATTCTTGAAGACGTCCACACCCGACTGGGCTACCGCCTGTCTCTGGATCACCTGGCGCGGGTCAGCCTGGGGGCGCAGAAAAACGGAGACGGGCTGCAGGCCCTTGCCTGGTGGAAACAGGGCCGGGTAGATGAGATCATTGCATACTGCAAAAAAGATGTGGAAATCACCCGGGACCTGTTTTTGTTCGGCTGTAAAAATGGCTATCTCTTGTTTGAAAACAAGGCCGGCAACCGGGTTCGCCTTCCGGTAAACTGGTAA
- a CDS encoding DUF4911 domain-containing protein — translation MTAHPGIYRTTTRHLKVERRDICFLKFIFEAYEGIAVLETINGRSGHVALHTAPGCEDMVAGILMDLARQCRMEDINGTQTQE, via the coding sequence ATGACAGCGCATCCCGGCATATACCGCACCACAACCCGGCATTTGAAAGTCGAGCGCCGGGATATCTGTTTTCTCAAATTCATATTTGAAGCCTATGAAGGCATTGCCGTGCTTGAAACCATAAACGGCAGATCCGGACACGTGGCCCTGCACACCGCCCCGGGGTGCGAGGACATGGTGGCCGGCATCCTCATGGACCTGGCCCGGCAATGCCGGATGGAAGATATCAATGGAACACAAACGCAGGAATAA